Proteins from a genomic interval of Nostoc sp. TCL240-02:
- a CDS encoding NACHT domain-containing NTPase yields the protein MPRKSLTACPAGIEKARIALTGKGWSYDKLAEAIEVQTRQPVGNFFNGKGVASENFVAICRVLELNWQEITGQINLTDLPKEVNVSNDIATLLQEVREKIKPYIQECCGTMRVLDMTQPIELNDIYTVVNILEKITGRRRQEIAELLKDFDPEKFDRFGLSGVTQERVLGIQAVQQHSKLIVLGKPGAGKTTFLKHLAIQCNEGQFQSDRFPVFISLKDFAEATKKPEILQYISQQLSECDVGDASVKLIQLLKQGKALVLLDGLDEVREKDYSRVIRQIREFTEQYRENQIVVTCRIAAREYIFKSFVEVEVADFDDQQIKTFANQWFKRKKPEKAEKFIQKLEEDKSVKELATNPLLLTLLCLIFEEKGKFKSNRSELYEEGIELLLEKWDDSRDIVREQIYKNLSTRRKEDLLSKIALSTFESGDYFFKSRNAQELISDYIYNLPDAQTETKALLLDSKKVLKSIEAQHGLLVERAKGIYSFSHLTFHEYFTARKIALSPNPQQSFPQLLSHTTEKRWREVFLLTVGILPDADNLLLLMKRRIDELIATDDKLQQFLTWVEEKSSSVESPYKRAAVRAFYAYLALALDLALALDLDLARDLARDLARDLDLTLDLALARDLALDLDLALDLDLTLALALSRDLALDFARSLSRALSRTLNLELKRSLQLLKDQLPEVNDEEAFKHWWQTNGQAWSEQLRAVMIEHRNIGHDWQFSNEQKELLQQYYDANKLLFDCLNSECYVSREIRQRVEDTLLLPVQT from the coding sequence ATGCCCAGAAAATCGCTTACGGCGTGTCCAGCAGGTATTGAGAAAGCGAGAATAGCTTTGACTGGTAAAGGTTGGTCATACGACAAATTGGCAGAAGCAATAGAAGTGCAAACCCGTCAGCCAGTAGGCAATTTTTTTAATGGCAAGGGAGTAGCTAGCGAAAACTTTGTTGCTATCTGCCGAGTGTTAGAACTCAATTGGCAGGAAATTACTGGTCAGATTAATCTCACTGATTTACCAAAAGAAGTTAATGTCAGCAATGACATCGCCACTTTACTCCAAGAGGTACGTGAAAAGATAAAACCGTACATTCAAGAGTGCTGCGGTACTATGCGCGTACTGGATATGACCCAGCCTATTGAGTTGAATGATATTTATACTGTTGTCAATATCCTGGAAAAAATTACAGGACGCAGGCGGCAAGAGATTGCGGAACTGCTAAAGGATTTTGATCCAGAAAAATTCGACCGCTTTGGACTTAGCGGCGTAACCCAGGAGCGAGTACTAGGAATTCAAGCAGTGCAACAGCACAGCAAGCTGATAGTTTTAGGTAAACCAGGAGCCGGAAAAACAACGTTTTTAAAGCATCTGGCTATACAGTGCAATGAGGGGCAATTCCAAAGCGATCGCTTTCCGGTTTTTATTAGCCTCAAAGATTTTGCAGAAGCGACCAAAAAGCCAGAAATTCTTCAGTATATTTCTCAGCAATTGTCAGAGTGTGATGTAGGAGATGCCAGCGTAAAACTAATTCAACTATTAAAACAGGGCAAGGCATTGGTCTTACTGGATGGGTTGGATGAAGTTCGAGAAAAAGACTATAGCCGAGTCATCAGACAAATTAGAGAGTTCACTGAGCAGTATCGTGAAAATCAAATTGTTGTGACTTGCCGAATTGCGGCTAGAGAATACATCTTTAAAAGCTTTGTTGAAGTTGAAGTGGCAGATTTTGACGACCAACAAATTAAAACTTTCGCCAATCAATGGTTTAAGCGCAAGAAGCCAGAAAAAGCAGAAAAATTCATTCAAAAATTGGAAGAAGACAAGTCAGTTAAAGAACTAGCAACTAATCCACTACTCCTGACATTGCTCTGCTTGATTTTTGAAGAAAAAGGAAAGTTTAAGTCTAATCGCTCTGAATTATATGAAGAAGGAATTGAGTTACTGCTAGAAAAGTGGGATGATAGCCGCGATATTGTACGTGAACAGATTTACAAGAACTTATCGACTAGGCGCAAGGAAGATTTATTAAGCAAAATTGCACTCTCCACTTTTGAGTCTGGAGATTATTTCTTTAAGTCTAGAAATGCTCAAGAGTTAATTTCAGATTATATTTACAATTTGCCTGATGCCCAAACTGAGACGAAAGCGCTGCTGTTAGATAGCAAAAAAGTTTTGAAGTCGATAGAAGCACAGCATGGGCTATTAGTCGAAAGGGCAAAGGGTATTTATTCCTTTTCTCACCTAACGTTTCACGAGTATTTTACGGCTAGAAAAATCGCTTTAAGCCCTAATCCTCAGCAGTCGTTTCCGCAACTACTTAGTCACACCACAGAAAAGCGTTGGCGAGAAGTTTTCTTATTGACTGTAGGAATATTACCCGATGCCGATAACCTATTGCTGTTGATGAAACGTCGCATTGACGAACTCATAGCAACTGATGATAAATTACAGCAATTTCTCACTTGGGTTGAAGAAAAATCCAGTTCTGTAGAATCTCCCTATAAAAGAGCTGCTGTTAGAGCCTTCTACGCTTACCTCGCCCTCGCCCTCGACCTCGCCCTCGCCCTCGACCTCGACCTCGCCCGAGACCTCGCCCGAGACCTCGCCCGAGACCTCGACCTCACCCTCGACCTCGCCCTCGCCCGAGACCTCGCCCTCGACCTCGACCTCGCCCTCGACCTCGACCTCACCCTCGCCCTCGCCCTCTCCCGAGACCTCGCCCTCGACTTCGCCCGATCCCTCTCCCGAGCCCTCTCCCGAACCCTCAACCTCGAATTAAAGCGATCGCTTCAACTACTCAAAGACCAACTGCCTGAGGTTAATGATGAAGAAGCATTCAAGCATTGGTGGCAGACAAATGGTCAAGCCTGGAGTGAACAACTTAGAGCAGTAATGATTGAACATCGCAATATTGGTCATGACTGGCAGTTCAGCAACGAACAAAAAGAACTTTTGCAGCAGTACTATGATGCCAATAAGCTACTATTTGATTGCCTCAACAGTGAGTGCTACGTAAGCCGAGAAATACGTCAGCGCGTTGAAGATACATTGCTGTTACCAGTTCAAACCTGA
- a CDS encoding pentapeptide repeat-containing protein: MIDPSPGIKKKKITIPASLEGVYVAEKALIRLGFESKSNFAKSQLISRTTVTKFFLSEPIQLDSFKRICETLKLNWREIAGLIEEKQPSQLPTSSYSNPSSDGVVEQVQPEYRRLTVIDKQSKKIKAVITLQGDIDSVQSWKFIQSALREYSGDTIEITDIKEGSIKLFVEGSPEDIEQLVSRIKSGELKEVTGFPVEDVQILSESSDNDESSESNEKWRLVQEIISQPINMRRLSGVDLSDADLSGADLSDANLIGADLIDADLIDANLIFANLIGANLNRANLSLANLRFANLSSADLSRANLRGARLGTANLSGATLGTANLSSAELSRANLSDTNLSRANLSDTNLSRANLSGAKLNNANLSDTNLSRANLSRANLSDADLSRANLSDADLRNANLSGAVLNDADLRNANLSDADLNNTNVVDALFGGNTGLTDYMKRDLERRGAIFGDRPPVRSPK; this comes from the coding sequence ATGATAGACCCAAGCCCTGGCATAAAAAAGAAGAAAATAACGATCCCTGCATCTCTAGAAGGTGTTTATGTGGCAGAAAAAGCCTTGATTAGGCTAGGGTTTGAGTCAAAAAGCAACTTTGCAAAGTCTCAACTGATATCTCGCACTACAGTGACAAAATTTTTCCTGAGTGAGCCAATTCAGCTTGATTCCTTCAAAAGGATATGTGAAACACTGAAATTGAATTGGAGAGAAATTGCAGGGTTAATAGAAGAAAAACAACCAAGCCAGTTACCAACAAGTAGTTACAGCAACCCTAGTAGTGATGGGGTAGTAGAGCAAGTACAACCAGAATACCGTCGATTAACTGTAATAGATAAACAAAGTAAAAAAATTAAAGCAGTTATCACCTTACAAGGCGATATAGATTCAGTTCAAAGCTGGAAATTTATTCAATCTGCTCTACGAGAATATTCAGGTGACACTATAGAAATTACTGATATCAAAGAAGGTAGCATCAAATTATTTGTCGAAGGTTCTCCAGAGGATATTGAACAGCTTGTATCTCGCATCAAATCAGGAGAGCTAAAAGAAGTCACTGGTTTTCCTGTTGAAGATGTTCAAATTTTGAGCGAAAGTTCAGACAATGACGAAAGTAGCGAGTCTAATGAGAAATGGCGCTTAGTACAGGAGATTATTAGTCAGCCGATTAATATGCGACGTTTGAGCGGTGTCGATTTAAGTGATGCCGACCTGAGTGGTGCCGACCTGAGCGATGCCAACCTCATCGGTGCCGACCTGATTGATGCCGACCTGATTGATGCCAATCTGATATTTGCCAATCTCATCGGTGCCAACCTGAACCGTGCCAATCTGAGCCTTGCCAATCTGAGATTTGCCAATCTGAGCAGTGCCGACCTGAGTCGTGCCAACCTGAGAGGTGCCAGATTAGGCACTGCCAACCTGAGCGGTGCCACTCTAGGCACTGCCAACCTGAGCAGTGCTGAACTGAGCCGTGCCAACCTGAGTGATACCAACCTGAGCCGTGCCAACTTGAGTGATACCAACCTGAGTCGTGCCAACCTGAGCGGTGCCAAATTAAACAATGCCAACCTGAGTGATACCAACCTGAGCCGTGCCAACCTGAGTCGTGCCAACCTGAGCGATGCCGACCTGAGTCGTGCCAACCTGAGCGATGCCGACTTAAGAAATGCAAATCTGAGTGGTGCCGTTCTGAACGATGCCGACTTAAGGAATGCAAATCTGAGTGATGCCGATCTGAACAATACTAATGTTGTAGATGCTTTATTTGGTGGTAATACAGGACTCACAGATTATATGAAACGTGACCTAGAACGCCGAGGGGCAATTTTTGGCGATCGCCCTCCGGTCAGAAGTCCAAAATAA
- a CDS encoding TIGR04255 family protein, whose amino-acid sequence MPEKLFFSIPLSLPKQFFAFYCQLAKFNNCMKFPESPRVRYTRNPLAEVICQLRFPKILRIEKEAPVDFQEAVRADYPLFSAGQSIEFSLSNPQPNSPPVLFGQGSSYEFASKTGEWKLVLASDFIALSTLKYESWEDFRKRLLIAVELLAKYYKPSYLTRIGLRYQDVIMRSELNLEGRAWRELLKPPILGIFATDDLPENDLPQAFSHFVCHLGYADAMVSAKYGLALKNVTNELGYFIDADFHTEKIVEIDDVSGYLDQFNREARNFFQWCITPCLHQALDPKPLE is encoded by the coding sequence TTGCCAGAAAAATTATTTTTTAGCATACCTTTATCACTGCCTAAGCAGTTCTTTGCCTTCTATTGCCAGCTAGCCAAGTTTAACAACTGCATGAAGTTTCCCGAATCACCCCGTGTCAGATATACCCGCAACCCTCTTGCGGAAGTAATCTGCCAGCTTCGATTTCCCAAGATATTAAGAATTGAAAAAGAAGCTCCTGTGGATTTTCAGGAAGCGGTGAGAGCAGATTATCCACTCTTTAGCGCTGGTCAATCCATTGAGTTTTCGTTGTCTAACCCGCAGCCTAACTCGCCGCCAGTCTTGTTTGGGCAAGGTTCCTCTTATGAGTTTGCTAGTAAAACAGGAGAGTGGAAACTGGTTTTAGCAAGCGATTTTATAGCTCTTTCTACGTTGAAATATGAAAGCTGGGAGGATTTTAGAAAACGATTACTTATTGCTGTTGAGTTACTAGCTAAATACTACAAGCCCTCTTACCTTACAAGGATTGGCTTGAGATATCAAGATGTTATTATGCGCTCCGAGCTTAATTTGGAGGGCCGCGCATGGCGGGAGTTGCTTAAACCACCAATTTTAGGAATATTTGCAACTGATGATTTACCAGAGAATGATTTACCCCAAGCATTTTCGCATTTCGTATGTCATCTGGGTTATGCAGATGCAATGGTGAGTGCTAAGTACGGACTTGCATTAAAAAATGTAACTAATGAACTGGGTTATTTCATAGATGCTGATTTTCATACCGAGAAGATAGTGGAGATAGATGATGTTAGCGGATACCTTGATCAATTCAACCGAGAGGCAAGAAACTTTTTCCAGTGGTGTATCACTCCCTGCTTACACCAGGCCTTGGATCCAAAACCCCTTGAATGA